A single Sporosarcina sp. FSL W8-0480 DNA region contains:
- a CDS encoding AI-2E family transporter: METPWIIRFLGGKATLFILLSILLIGLIILVYSKVDFIFYPIRVFFSTVVLPIILATIAYYLLRPILRFLERLKIPRVWGIFIIFIGLIGLLTLLVFLVFPFLRSQFANLIEEFPTYFKQMLINIDSFLRTSIFSSYYLEMDININKLLDNGLGNIGQFFADTVGGIASGITSFISALTGFVLAIITVPFILFYLLKDGEKLPIMIKSMLPPRLRDDAEDIMRDADHQISAYIQGQILVAICIGIMVSIGFLIIGMKYALLLGALAMFTSVVPYLGPIIAITPAVIIAIVASPLMLVKLAIVWTIVQFVEGKFISPQIMGKSLHVHPITIIFVLLTAGSLFGVAGVVLGIPGYALLKVVFTHMFDLLKLRYDKHEPDPTMHYDYLEKK, translated from the coding sequence ATGGAAACGCCTTGGATTATTCGATTCTTAGGTGGAAAGGCGACATTATTCATACTCCTTTCAATTCTTCTGATTGGACTTATCATTTTAGTTTACAGCAAAGTCGATTTTATCTTTTATCCAATCCGAGTGTTTTTTTCCACAGTTGTATTGCCGATCATACTTGCGACAATCGCTTACTATTTGCTACGACCAATCCTGCGCTTTTTGGAGCGATTGAAAATACCACGAGTATGGGGGATTTTCATCATTTTCATTGGATTGATAGGTTTGCTTACCTTATTAGTCTTTCTTGTATTTCCATTTTTGAGAAGCCAGTTTGCCAATTTGATTGAAGAATTTCCGACGTATTTTAAGCAAATGCTTATAAATATCGATTCCTTTTTAAGGACCTCTATCTTTTCATCCTATTATCTTGAAATGGATATTAATATTAATAAGCTTTTAGATAATGGTTTAGGGAATATCGGTCAATTCTTTGCCGACACAGTTGGTGGAATAGCTTCGGGAATTACTTCATTCATCTCTGCGTTGACTGGATTCGTTTTGGCTATCATCACGGTTCCTTTCATCCTCTTTTATCTACTAAAAGATGGAGAAAAGTTACCTATCATGATCAAAAGTATGCTGCCTCCTCGTCTTCGCGATGATGCTGAAGATATCATGAGGGATGCCGATCATCAGATAAGTGCTTATATTCAAGGGCAAATCCTTGTTGCCATCTGTATCGGAATAATGGTCTCTATCGGGTTCCTCATCATTGGCATGAAATATGCATTATTATTAGGTGCACTTGCAATGTTTACGAGCGTTGTTCCGTATTTGGGACCTATTATTGCAATTACGCCAGCGGTCATCATCGCTATTGTCGCCTCACCATTAATGTTAGTGAAATTAGCTATCGTTTGGACAATTGTTCAATTCGTTGAAGGGAAATTCATATCACCGCAAATTATGGGTAAATCTTTACATGTGCATCCCATTACGATTATCTTTGTTCTATTGACAGCGGGGTCACTATTCGGAGTGGCCGGAGTTGTTCTTGGTATTCCAGGTTACGCATTATTGAAAGTCGTGTTTACACATATGTTCGATTTATTGAAACTGAGATACGATAAGCACGAACCAGACCCGACAATGCATTACGATTATCTTGAAAAAAAATAA
- a CDS encoding LCP family protein — translation MKEDQYEGPVRSRRRRKKLRIGRLFITILFIAFIAIGLFSYFQYKEGKKIASGNEIDPGPFTGDVVDPKKPSIENFLLLGIDNDGSGKSRTDTMMVLSWDKKSGSIRLVSFMRDIYADIPGYKSYKLNTAYYLNGVQSTKDTITGMFGIPIHHYAIVDFDNFESIIDIAFPKGIEIDVQKEMHEKIGVTLMPGKQKLNGKELLGYARFRADAEGDFGRVARQQEVISAVKEEALRPGMIRHVPKLSGAISGFIQTDLTAKDEISKALNLLMKGKVDLKTMTVPVEGTYRFASYSHAGSVIEVDVEKNKEALSAFLNMKID, via the coding sequence TTGAAAGAAGACCAATACGAAGGACCAGTTCGTAGTAGACGTAGAAGAAAGAAATTACGGATTGGCAGGTTGTTTATCACTATTTTATTCATCGCATTCATTGCAATCGGCCTTTTTTCATATTTTCAATATAAAGAAGGGAAAAAGATAGCAAGTGGCAATGAAATCGATCCAGGTCCTTTTACAGGTGATGTTGTGGATCCGAAAAAACCATCTATTGAAAACTTCTTATTGTTAGGCATCGATAATGATGGCAGTGGTAAATCCCGCACCGATACAATGATGGTTTTATCATGGGATAAAAAATCGGGTTCAATCCGACTCGTTTCGTTCATGCGTGATATCTATGCAGATATACCTGGTTACAAGTCATACAAATTGAATACGGCGTACTATCTAAATGGGGTGCAATCCACAAAGGACACGATCACTGGAATGTTCGGTATTCCAATTCATCATTATGCCATCGTGGACTTTGATAATTTCGAATCGATTATCGATATTGCGTTTCCGAAAGGTATTGAGATCGATGTGCAAAAAGAAATGCATGAAAAAATCGGAGTTACTTTAATGCCCGGTAAACAGAAACTTAATGGCAAAGAACTCCTTGGATACGCAAGATTCCGTGCAGATGCCGAAGGGGATTTCGGAAGGGTTGCGAGACAGCAGGAAGTCATTTCAGCTGTAAAAGAAGAGGCACTGCGTCCAGGAATGATTCGTCACGTCCCTAAATTATCGGGTGCGATTTCAGGCTTCATCCAAACAGATTTAACCGCAAAAGATGAAATCTCAAAGGCGCTCAACCTTCTTATGAAAGGAAAGGTTGACTTAAAGACAATGACGGTACCTGTTGAAGGTACGTATCGTTTTGCTTCCTATTCACATGCAGGTTCTGTTATCGAAGTGGACGTGGAGAAGAATAAAGAGGCGCTTTCCGCTTTTTTAAATATGAAAATTGATTGA
- a CDS encoding YjcZ family sporulation protein has product MGREYGRGNNSSFALIVVLFILLIIIGASYMYY; this is encoded by the coding sequence ATGGGACGTGAATACGGGAGAGGAAATAATTCCTCCTTTGCTTTGATAGTAGTGCTTTTCATCCTGTTAATCATTATCGGTGCTAGCTATATGTACTATTGA